CATATATAATCTATTCCCAGCATGATACAGGAAAAGATCCAGAGGACAGCACACAATATGGTAGAAAGATTCTTTGGCCGTTTAAAACGATAGCAGAGAGGGAAAAATGCCCCCACATACCTCTCCACACTAATTGCTGTCAATAGGAAAAAACTGCTATTGTACCCAAAAAAGGTCAAGATAtcaaatgctaaaaaaaaattccagtccCAAGGAGTGTCACTCCATTCAATTACATTGTTAATGATCTGACAGAAGAGGAGAGTGAAATCAGCAATGGCTAAATTCAGTACATATACCGTGTATTTAGTCTTTTTGATTCTGCAGCAGAGAAGCCAGAAAACAACTCCATTGCTGAAAAGTCCCAAAATCAGGAAAGGTAGAGTAATATATGAAAATATTAGCAGAGTCTTCTGTTCTATGAGAAAATATTGGGTCTTATTTCTCGTGGCTTCATGATCAATAGGAGTGGTCTCGGTGATCAAGCCTTGTATGGAGAGACCAGTGTTCTCTTCCCTGTAAGAATAGAAATAACCCCATCGTTATTAAGACTGTTGAACTTCGTacgtcagaggtgtcaaactcaaagcccacaggccagatctggcccacggggtgcTTAATCTGGTCTGTGGGGTGGCCCTGGATGCAGAGAAGGGCTGGGCCGCGGTGCTTCTGCCAGAGAAAATAGAGCCTAGGAGGGCCACCCAGGCCACCCCAGGTGCCCCATAGATGAGTGACACATTGAGCTGACCATTCCCCCTGACCACACACCCCAGCTCCCCCAGGGTCAAACCTGATGTGAAATACTTCCACACTTTAGCCGATAAATTGTGAAGTTTTTAGTCAagcagttctttttttttacttaatagcatagttccttctaagctgagcagtgagcaatcgctcacttaaaaatcatcatcaactcagagttttccaaacctgcccagaagccgagagggaaggagagagagggaaggagagagagaggaagagaggaagagagagaaacagatagaaaaaagaggaaggaaaagaaaaagaaaaagaatgggagtaaggaagagagaaagaaaatcaaaatctagtttgaaactagttcaactatttaagtggcattttgatattgatagagttgccctattatgagctcactgttatagacacacagtacagtattttattttgaaattctctgaggcaaaacagggtgggttttttatttatttgtttgtttgtttgtttgtttatttatttattatttctgtgccgcccagtcccaaagggactgctgctcagacactatacttttctgcccacccccccaaaaaattagagggaacactggttaatagtgttgtgagtgatccttgtcagTCTCAGGACATGCCTGATTCTGAGGACAATGAGCAAAGTCCCTCAGGTTATCCTGGGTTAGAGAGGCTGTCAGACGAAAGGGAAGCCGAGAGTGAGGAAGATAGTGATGTGGGAGTGCCAGAGGGGGGTGATGTTACAATGAGAAGTTGGTCCCTATCAGGTAGTGAGGACAATGTATCAGGAGATGAATGGTTAgaccagtggtggcaaaccttttttccctcgggtgccaaaagagcgtgggcacgcactattgcacatgtgcgagtgcccacactcataattcataAAAGAGttgaggtggtgcagcaggtagagtgcagtactgcagtccactaaagctgactgtagatctgcaggacagcggttcaaatctcattaccggctcaaggttgactcagccttccatcattccgagttgggtaaaatgaggattcagattgtgaggcaatatgctggctctgttaaaaaatgctattgctaacatgtaagccaccctgagtctaaggggaagggttgcattaaaaaaattgaataaataaataattccgtgcctgtggagggcaaaaacagacacccccccctgccccctaggaggccctctggaggccagaaatggcctgttttccaattttggtgggcccagtaggctcatgtttcaccctccccaagctccaaaggtttctctggaaccaggggagggtaaaaatgccctcccccatcccccggaggctctctggaagccaaaaattccctctcagagtctctgtgcaagccaaaaatcagctggctggcacacacacgcatgttggagctgagctagggcaactgctcatgtgccagcaggtatggctctacgtgccactcatgccataggttcgccgtcactggaaTAGACCATAGATATAGAAGAAgggtaaaaagaagagaagaaatacaaggcAAAAGGCATTAATCCATATAAATAGCTCTGTGGATTGTAAGATGTCATTTCCAGGTTAGAGTAGGAAGTGAAGGCAGGGTTTGACAATGTTGATCAAAGAGAATGGCAGAGATTTCGTGGTGTTCCTGAAACAAAAGAATATAAACTTCATGCTGTGGTTTTCGAAATGAGTCAGAAGGTGCACTGTTGAATTTATTATGAATCCCAGTAAACTGATGCACTTAAAGTGATGATTTATAGTTCTGTTATCTCCGAGCCAGTTAATGAAGGGAATGTTTGGAACACTTCCCAGAACGGTTAGAGTTCAAGATGAGAGAAATCGCTTCAGTCTTGTTGCGCTGCATTTTACCTTCCTAAGTTTAATGTATCTAAGCTGGTGTGAACATAAATAAAGAGACTATTATTTCAAGGAGTGGATTTTTCAGAGTCTTGGAAAAATATTGAAACTGTGCTCAGAACAAATAGCATGTGCATTCACTCCATCTACCTGCTCTTTTCTTGTTGTTGCTTTCCAATTTTAACAAGTCCTATAAAATGTAATAGTTTGACCGGGAGCCAATTTAAAACTCTGCAGAAAGAACACAGATGACCTTATTTGTATCTCCACCAAACTGAACTCCTTCCTCTATATTTAGATGTAGCTATTTGCACCTGGCAGCTGAACAAAGGGAAGGGTCACTCAGACAAAACAAACTACAGCACAATAGTTTTGGCTCCTCTTAGCACCTAAATGTGTatgcttctctttccttcctattcccttttctgttctttcttacACAGTCAGCCCATATGCGTGGAATATCTTGtcctttgttttcttaacaacTCTCTAGTGAGTTGCACTAAATGCATTTTTCCCCTGGAATACACATGGGACAGAAAAATTCCCATGCATTTTCTTCTCTAAGTTCTCATTCTGTTTTACAGCTAATATTTCAAACAAGAAGAGCGTTTCAAACAATTATCATGAGCATGCTCTTAAACTGGTTACTTGTGTTTGCAAGACACAACTGCTTCAGCTTGCTACCGTGTTTCcacgatagtaagacccccccgattgtaagacatatggcgggtttcaggggggtcggctaatataagccataccccgaaagtaagacatatgtcttactttcggggaaacacggggctttcaagcggcgctgggcgaaagagggcgggcggccagcagcagaaggcgagaggtgcctccttctcgaGCTCTCCGGCAGAttgagcgcgcgaagaggcacctctcaccttccgccgctgctggccgccctctttcgcccagcgtcgcttcggaagccgccgaacgccgtcaggggggcccTTGGCGACCGCCACTTggtgagcggagaggcggtcgccaagcgccccctgacggcgttcagtggcttccgaagcgacgctgggcgaaagagggcggccagcagcggcggaaggtgagaggtgcctcttcgcacgctcgatctgccggagagctggagaaggaggcacctctcgccttctgctgctggccgcccgccctctttcacccagcgccgcttgaaaggacccccccccctttccaccccttgtcgcccgacaaaggagaaacttctgtGAATCGTGCGCCGTCTCCAGCACTCTCTCCgggtcgggttgtgtgaaagaggccggggttgggggaaggggagaggtaagatgtgtttgggtttttttgcaatgcCGCTCCgttggagaaagagggaaggtggttcgctcggagttggggctgaacagaagcgcgtggagaagcccaaccttggggtggggtgggggagaagggagagcaagGAGGGCCATTGTGCATTGCCAGGTGGTGGGGGTCTCCCCCAgttcaaaaggtgccttggctggaagagtagctggtttccagggcataaactggctcgcttccggggatggtGCACATCCGCTCACTTGCAGGGAAACAGCTTTGGGGCTAAAGAGGCGCTCCGGGCGGAAGATTGTATCCCGAGTAGTAATTCCATTTACTGCTCCGATGTGCCTCGCTGCAGGCTTTCTGTCAATGAAATAACAGCAACATGTTCTCGgaagccaccgcctcttcccctgcctcgctgccccttgtctcgggcgacaaggggtggaaaggggggggggtccggagctgcgccctccttcgcccgcctcctttccaatgtaagacataccccgaaagtaagacatagtggggcttttgggggtaaaaagaaagtaagacactgccttactatcggggaaacacggtatcagcTGGAGTAAATAGACCAAGACCAGGAAGCAGATAGCCTTGGGTGTGCCCAATaaaaggctaccaaaaattttactaccatcctatgggcatggcttatgcattttctttcaacatcttttagtgcaaattgggtgttctggggtagagctccatttttgctaccccactgcatcccccctgggcagtagcccaccctgggTGTGCCACTCAAAACAAATAATGATTTGCAGACAGGTAGCTGGTAACCTGGGACTTCCTGAACTCTCTGAAACAAAAATCCAGTAGCCCAGATGGTTCAGAGGCACCTTAGCACTGTTGAAGGTGAATCTTCTCTGAAATCTTTGCAGGATCTGCCTGATCATATAAGCCTAGTTCAGCTCAAGACAAATCTAGTGTTGTTTGATattaaaactaaccctaacacaAATCTCACATCTGGTTGGATGTGTTATTCCAATGGACACTATCCCCTCTTACCTGAGTTGTGACATGCAAATATGACTTAGTtaataagtaccgtatttttcagagtatcagacacatcttttcccccctaaaagaggctgaaaatttgggtttgtcttatactccaatgtagcttttactaagctttttttagcCCTAGCAAGGTGCTaacatgatctaaacattctttcctttgcctgcttctttcattgctgctccctccaataATCAGATGAGCATTTATTCAGCCCTAAAGAGCGCTAACAACAAGAACATctcaggggccgccttctgctgcatgaatcccagcgaccagttaggtcccacagagtgggtcttctccgggtcccgtcaactaaacaatgccgcttggcgggacccaggggaagagccttctctgtggcagccccggccctctggaaccaactcccccccagagattagaattgcccccaccctccttgcctttcgtaagctacttaaaagccacctctgtcgccaggcatgggggaattgagatgctctttccccctaggcctttacaatttcatgtatggtatgtctgtatgtatgtttggttttttatattaatgagttttaatcatttttagtatttattggattattattgtacattgttttattattgctgttagtcgccccgagtctccggagaggggcggcatacaaatccaataaataagtaagtaagtaagtaagtaagtaagtaagtaagtaagtaagtaagtaagtaagtaagtaagtaagtaatcttCCTGCTTTGCTAGTAAGCAATCTTccacctttttttcagccctaacaaggtgctaatgagtgAAGCAATCATCCCTTtccctgattttctcattgtttctctctgaagaaaaagagaagtgTTTTAGAAGCTGTTTTTATCCCCACCCAAGGGATTAAAAGCAAGCAGGTggactcaaaaccagcaaaccaaTGTGCTGAACCTGACCAGAATAAAGACTAGCCAGATCAATACCTGGTGGGCAgattatttttccctattttcctcctcaaaactgaggtgtgtcttatactccggtacatcttatactctgaaaaatacagtaatcaacaACATGGTTGTATGTCCTGTACCCCACTTTTCTAGAAATCTATAGTCTTCCAGATTTACTAGGTTTGAATTAATCCCAAAAGAAGGCAACATGAAGGAATACCTTCgcttggagaagggcggtatagaagacaaacaaataagcaaccaagcaaccaaataaaaaacaacatagtAATTGTGCCATTAATGTAAGCCTGAAAATGttgtggatttttttcccccctctctagaAATTACCTATCCACCCATTTGATACAGGTTTGGCAATGGCAGTTCAGTCCAACTCTTGCTGAAATGTTTGCTGATCTTCAAGGCTCAAACAGCAATCCCATCTGTCATAAAGATTAATGTGATCTACTAAAATGTACATTATATCTCCCAATAGGAGAGCCCTGGGTTTGATGGCAGGCATATGTGCCTTTGCTGATCAgcccaaaaaagggaaaaaagtttcTTTCACTTCTATTTTTTTCAAAACCTTAGCTGAGAAATGTTTTTAAGATGAGAAACCCATGACCCTGAAATGAAGGGCAATATTCAAAGATTCTGTAGGGATTCTGACAACCTTCAACCTGGGAATCTCCTTGTCACAGGAGACTATTCTCTAAATTTGGGATGACACTGAGAATTTTAACAGAAGGAGTGAAAGCATTTGACGAGGTAAAAAAATGAAAACCACGGAAACATATTTAGGGAACATCCTTAGTAGATGGAATAATAATGCCTACATCTGCAGTGAACATATTTCCTTATATACCTAACACATCTTTTTAATTTCTAAATTTAGTTGCATTATGTAGGCGGGGCAAATCCCCTTCATGCAAATAGTCATTATTTGATTGCTTATCACTGAAATTAAGAGACAGAGATTCTCTGAAAAGGACTGAGAAAGACCCTCACTAAATTCCTCAAGAACTGGTGCCAGGAACTTTGGaatatcaaaaatattaaaaCCTCTCTTTGTTCCCTAAAAGTGTGACTGTATCCTGGAGACAACTCCAGTTTTTTCCCTGACATAGGTGGGGCAGGCAGGGCTCCAGTGGTTGGACTTGTATGATTTATAATGGCAGAATTGTGGCTGATTTTCTCAGTGGATATAATGGGTGGAATAATGAGGGAAAGGATAGccatgtatagaaacatagaagactgacggcagaaaaagacctcatggtccatctagtctgcccttatactatttcttgtattttatcttacaatggatatactgtatgtttatcccaggcatgtttaaattcggttactgtggatttaccaaccacgtctgctggaagtttgttccaaggatctactactctttcagtaaaataatattttctcatgttgcctttgatctttcccccaactaacttcagattgtgtccccttgttcttgtgttcactttccggaCAGACTGGCAACTATTTCTATGAACTAAACTTAACTACGTCTACGGACTAAAATTATGATGATAGTTACAGTGTTTTTCATGGAAATAATGCTTAATTCTAATATATAATGAGCTTGAATAAACAAACCAATAGATATCTATATAGATACATTTATAAACAGTGGGGAGTTTGAAACAGTTCTTAACCACCTTGCTTGTCTCCTCTCTTTAATCATTGTTTTGGCTCTTTCTTTAGTGGTCTGACTGTGGCATTGGCTTTTAGGTAATAGAACAAcaggaaaagcagaaaaaataacTTTTCCTTCAGCTTCTTAGCATTCTAGCATCTCTGTTCAAGCATTTTTCTTGCTTACTCCTGATCTGGCTTTTCCAAATGACTTCCTAGTGAAAAGAATCACTGAACAGGGAACTAGTTGAAGGACTTGGAGATTTCCGCTTCAGGTTTTTCCATTCAGCCTTGTGGCTCATTGGAACCCAGGGGACTAGTCTGTCCCTTTCTCAGCCTCACCTCATCTCATCTCACAAATAGCTGTGAGAATGAAATGTAGGAAGCTTCATGTAGGTCAGCTTTGATGCTCATAACAAAAggcaggatatttatttatttatacattttttaatttatttgttttgtcaagtacctattggtagtatacaaagatataacaatgtttatatacatgatacttgtaagagtgaaacattaggacaggggacgtaaggcacGCTGGTACATTTATTTACactccttattgacctcttaggaatcgggagaggtcaacagtgggatagtctaagggtaaagttttgggggttaggtgatgatactacagaatcaggcagtgagttccatgcatcaacgactcgattactaaagttgtatttcctgcagtcgaatttgaTGCTGTTTGCTTTAAatgtgtatctgttgtgtgctcgtgtgttcttGTGGTATAGATGCAACAAATAACTAATGCACTTATTTGGGATGTGAATGCATGCATATACAGATTTCTGAAGTGCGGTTTAAGAAAagtgaaagaaatgaaataacGTTTTAAAGAAAGGTAAAGGACTCGTGAGATGAGTTTATACATTCATTGCATTTCTTAGgccaggtgtgtcaaactcaatttcattgagggctgcatcaggattgtgtttgatctcAGGGAGGGG
This genomic window from Erythrolamprus reginae isolate rEryReg1 chromosome 1, rEryReg1.hap1, whole genome shotgun sequence contains:
- the LOC139161292 gene encoding proto-oncogene Mas-like, whose amino-acid sequence is MFRNFTPDNEGEENTGLSIQGLITETTPIDHEATRNKTQYFLIEQKTLLIFSYITLPFLILGLFSNGVVFWLLCCRIKKTKYTVYVLNLAIADFTLLFCQIINNVIEWSDTPWDWNFFLAFDILTFFGYNSSFFLLTAISVERYVGAFFPLCYRFKRPKNLSTILCAVLWIFSCIMLGIDYICWQEYLYSTASNYPANIAVATIFMLFLPVMVFCSFSLFIKISRYPKSKSPARFYRTVVITVILFLILAVPHKILCMIEYMWPATYINWNILRSFSLLNLINSSLNPFVYFFVGRQKWRHSKEPLHVVIYRSCNDETLDQKSSEQAANKQH